A genomic window from Leptolyngbya sp. BL0902 includes:
- a CDS encoding DEAD/DEAH box helicase, protein MPDLAQLFPFPLDPFQLQAVAALDAGKSVVVCAPTGSGKTLVGEYAIHRALAHGKRVFYTTPLKALSNQKLRDFREEFGVERVGLLTGDISINRDAPIVVMTTEIFRNMLYGTRIGETGTTLQQVEAVVLDECHYMNDRQRGTVWEESIIYCPPEIQLLALSATVENSGQLTDWLQQVHGPTELIYSDFRPVPLEFHYCTTKRLVPLLDSSNKKMHPQLKKQRPPQRQPGRRNQNRVGLAFAVGQLQQRDMLPAIYFIFSRRGCDKAVDEVSGLSLVNEEESRRLKERIDTFLAHNPDAGRAGQVEPLYRGIAAHHAGILPLWKGLVEELFQEGLIKVVFATETLAAGINMPARTTVISSLSKRTDMGHRLLTASEFLQMAGRAGRRGMDLQGHVVTVESPFEGSREAVHLATSGPDPLVSQFTPSYGMVLNLLQTHSLDEAKDLIERSFGQYLATLHLQPQQEEIARLEKEIGHNQAQLDTVDEAILADYAKLKERIKEERRLLKTLQQQAAAVLSEDVAKMVPFAIAGTLLSLKGKNIPVPQPVPAVLVTKLQGSGQFPYLVCLTHDNHWYVVTAGDVVGLHADIPRLQAVDRLAPPTDLPPTPGQHRRGDADTAAVVARMVQPPTLEELAPEVKDQLDRMQQVEIALENHPARQWENPTGLLKRQKYLQNLRDELADRTDKLAKYTGRYWQEFLDIMDVLKHFGALDTDNRPTELGEMAAAIRGDNELWLAMALASGEFDHLDTPQFATAFAALVTENSRPDSWCRYKLSGAVEEALGGLHNLRRQLFQQQHRRRIDAPIWLEYDLVPIVEQWALEEDWVTLCANTSLDEGDIVRILRRTLDVLSQIPHAPYLADHLRLTARQAKDLLNRFPVNEEMEN, encoded by the coding sequence GTGCCTGATCTTGCCCAACTGTTTCCCTTTCCGTTAGATCCCTTTCAGCTTCAGGCCGTGGCGGCCCTGGATGCTGGGAAGTCGGTAGTGGTCTGTGCGCCCACGGGATCGGGAAAAACCCTGGTAGGGGAATACGCCATCCATCGCGCCCTGGCCCACGGCAAGCGGGTGTTCTACACCACGCCGCTAAAGGCGCTGTCGAACCAAAAGCTGCGGGATTTTCGGGAAGAATTTGGCGTAGAGCGGGTGGGCCTGCTGACCGGGGATATTTCCATCAACCGGGACGCGCCCATCGTGGTGATGACCACGGAAATTTTCCGCAATATGCTCTATGGCACCCGCATCGGCGAAACCGGGACGACCCTGCAACAGGTGGAGGCCGTGGTGCTCGACGAGTGCCACTACATGAACGACCGCCAGCGGGGCACCGTTTGGGAAGAATCGATCATCTACTGTCCGCCGGAAATTCAGCTTTTGGCCCTCTCCGCCACGGTGGAAAACAGCGGCCAGCTCACCGACTGGCTCCAGCAAGTCCACGGCCCCACGGAGCTGATCTATTCCGACTTTCGGCCCGTACCGCTGGAATTTCACTACTGCACCACCAAGCGCCTAGTGCCCCTGCTGGATAGCAGCAACAAAAAAATGCACCCCCAGCTCAAAAAGCAGCGCCCCCCCCAGCGCCAGCCCGGTCGCCGCAACCAAAACCGGGTGGGCCTCGCTTTTGCCGTGGGGCAGTTGCAGCAGCGAGATATGCTGCCTGCGATCTACTTCATCTTCAGCCGTCGGGGTTGCGACAAGGCCGTGGATGAGGTCAGCGGTTTGTCCTTGGTGAATGAGGAGGAATCTCGCCGCCTGAAGGAACGCATCGACACCTTTTTGGCCCACAACCCCGATGCCGGACGGGCCGGACAGGTGGAGCCGCTGTATCGCGGCATTGCCGCCCACCACGCCGGAATTTTGCCCCTGTGGAAGGGCTTGGTGGAAGAACTGTTCCAGGAAGGGCTGATTAAAGTGGTGTTTGCCACGGAAACCCTGGCGGCGGGGATCAACATGCCTGCCCGCACCACGGTGATTTCCAGCCTGTCGAAGCGGACGGACATGGGCCATCGGCTGCTCACCGCGTCGGAATTTTTGCAGATGGCGGGGCGGGCCGGACGGCGGGGCATGGATTTGCAGGGGCACGTCGTCACCGTGGAAAGCCCCTTTGAGGGATCCCGGGAGGCCGTTCACCTGGCCACCTCCGGGCCGGATCCCCTGGTCAGCCAGTTCACCCCCAGCTATGGCATGGTGCTGAACCTGCTGCAAACCCATAGTTTAGACGAGGCCAAAGACCTGATCGAGCGCAGCTTTGGGCAATACCTCGCCACCCTGCACCTGCAACCCCAGCAGGAGGAAATTGCCCGACTGGAGAAGGAAATCGGCCACAACCAGGCCCAACTCGACACCGTGGACGAGGCCATCCTCGCCGACTACGCCAAGCTGAAAGAACGCATCAAGGAAGAGCGGCGCTTGCTGAAAACCTTACAACAACAGGCCGCCGCCGTCCTGTCCGAAGATGTGGCCAAAATGGTGCCCTTCGCCATCGCCGGAACCCTGCTTTCCCTCAAGGGCAAGAACATCCCCGTGCCGCAACCCGTCCCCGCCGTGCTGGTAACGAAGTTGCAGGGGTCGGGCCAGTTTCCTTATCTGGTCTGCCTCACCCACGACAACCATTGGTACGTGGTCACAGCGGGGGATGTGGTGGGTCTCCATGCCGATATTCCCCGCCTGCAAGCGGTGGATCGCCTTGCGCCGCCCACGGATTTGCCCCCCACCCCCGGCCAGCACCGCCGAGGGGATGCCGACACCGCCGCTGTGGTGGCTCGCATGGTGCAGCCGCCCACCCTGGAAGAACTGGCCCCCGAAGTGAAAGACCAGCTCGACCGGATGCAGCAGGTGGAGATCGCCCTGGAAAACCACCCCGCCCGCCAGTGGGAGAACCCCACCGGATTGCTAAAGCGGCAAAAATACCTGCAAAACCTGCGCGACGAACTGGCCGACCGCACCGACAAACTGGCCAAATACACGGGCCGCTACTGGCAGGAATTTTTGGACATTATGGATGTCCTGAAGCACTTCGGTGCCCTCGATACTGATAATCGCCCCACGGAACTGGGGGAAATGGCCGCCGCTATCCGGGGTGACAATGAACTGTGGCTGGCCATGGCCTTGGCTTCTGGGGAATTTGACCATTTGGATACACCCCAATTTGCCACCGCTTTTGCCGCCCTGGTGACAGAAAACTCTCGGCCCGATAGCTGGTGCCGCTACAAGCTTTCCGGCGCGGTGGAAGAAGCCCTCGGAGGCCTACACAACCTGCGCCGCCAGCTCTTTCAGCAGCAGCACCGTCGCCGTATCGATGCCCCGATTTGGCTGGAGTATGACCTGGTACCCATCGTCGAGCAGTGGGCCTTGGAGGAAGACTGGGTAACGCTCTGTGCCAACACCAGCCTGGATGAGGGCGACATCGTTCGCATTTTGCGCCGCACCCTAGATGTGCTGTCCCAAATTCCCCATGCGCCCTACTTGGCCGACCACCTGCGCCTCACCGCCCGTCAGGCCAAGGATTTGCTCAACCGTTTCCCCGTCAACGAGGAAATGGAGAATTGA
- a CDS encoding type 1 glutamine amidotransferase domain-containing protein, with protein sequence MKVLMVLTSHDQLGNTGQKTGFWLEEFATPYYVFKDAGAEITLASPLGGQPPLDPKSDAPDAQTEATERFRQDPEAQVALAHTVVLASLSAEDYDAVFYPGGHGPLWDLAEDAHSIALIEAFHGAGKPVGAVCHAPATLRHPKAADGSPLVHNKAVTGFSNSEEEAVGLTDVVPFLVEDMLKNNGGTYSKADNWQPYVVSDGLLVTGQNPASSEATAQAVLSLLRTA encoded by the coding sequence ATGAAAGTTCTGATGGTTCTCACCTCCCACGATCAGCTTGGCAATACTGGGCAAAAGACCGGATTTTGGCTAGAGGAATTTGCCACACCCTACTACGTGTTCAAAGATGCCGGAGCCGAGATTACCCTGGCCTCGCCCCTGGGAGGACAGCCGCCCCTCGACCCCAAAAGCGATGCCCCCGATGCCCAAACCGAGGCCACAGAACGGTTCCGCCAAGACCCAGAGGCCCAGGTCGCCCTGGCCCATACGGTGGTGCTAGCCAGCCTATCCGCCGAAGACTACGATGCTGTGTTCTACCCCGGTGGCCACGGCCCACTGTGGGATTTGGCCGAGGATGCCCATTCCATTGCCCTAATTGAGGCATTCCATGGGGCGGGCAAGCCCGTGGGTGCGGTGTGCCACGCCCCCGCCACCCTGCGCCACCCCAAAGCTGCCGACGGATCGCCCCTAGTCCATAACAAGGCCGTCACCGGGTTTAGCAACAGCGAAGAGGAAGCCGTGGGCCTGACGGACGTTGTTCCATTTTTGGTAGAAGACATGCTCAAAAACAACGGCGGCACTTACTCTAAGGCCGACAATTGGCAGCCCTACGTGGTCAGCGATGGCCTGTTGGTGACTGGACAAAATCCCGCCTCATCTGAAGCCACCGCCCAGGCCGTTTTAAGCCTACTCCGCACCGCCTAG
- a CDS encoding YegS/Rv2252/BmrU family lipid kinase, with protein sequence MSSTLALLAHPSQVNPLVDWLLHNPQVLNHFDLLTTTDILTALEQQWGTARPRWATIPHAEMGGDIVLANQILAGEVAGVCFWADSQAMMNASPNFPLVLRACQIQDVPVALNAASARLMLRGLAQSPVAYLIFNPVAGQGNPNVDLATIREILEPQILVNVVMTQPHVDPADQAREIIATIQSKQDNDIGRSLIIASGGDGTVSAVAGATIGTGIPLGIIPRGTANAFSVGLGIPTNLRAACATILAGNTHVVDAARCNETPMILLAGLGFEAGMVDKASRELKNELGNLAYLLAGVKQLATAQPFTATVEFGDQVTEFTTTAITIANVAPATSVLAQGLGRVIPDDGLMEVTIATGQTRLQNLTALVSLAASATRGNPNQREDILGFRTPKLKITTNPPQKLVIDGEMVEANPVEFECIPQGLTIFAPLPTV encoded by the coding sequence ATGTCCAGCACGTTGGCTCTCCTTGCCCACCCCAGCCAGGTCAACCCCCTTGTAGATTGGCTCTTGCACAATCCCCAAGTGCTCAACCACTTTGACCTCCTGACAACGACGGACATTCTCACCGCACTAGAGCAGCAGTGGGGCACCGCCAGACCTCGCTGGGCCACCATTCCCCACGCGGAGATGGGGGGCGATATCGTGCTCGCTAACCAAATTTTGGCCGGAGAGGTGGCCGGGGTCTGCTTCTGGGCCGACTCCCAGGCGATGATGAACGCCTCCCCCAACTTTCCCCTGGTGCTGCGGGCCTGCCAAATTCAGGATGTTCCCGTCGCCCTCAATGCCGCTTCGGCTCGGTTGATGCTGCGGGGGCTGGCCCAAAGCCCGGTGGCCTACTTGATCTTTAACCCGGTAGCAGGACAGGGCAACCCCAACGTGGATCTGGCCACCATTCGCGAAATCCTGGAGCCCCAAATCCTAGTCAACGTGGTGATGACCCAGCCCCATGTAGATCCAGCCGATCAGGCACGGGAGATCATCGCCACCATCCAATCTAAGCAGGACAACGATATTGGCCGGAGCTTAATCATTGCCTCTGGCGGCGATGGCACCGTCTCCGCCGTAGCTGGGGCCACCATCGGCACTGGCATCCCCTTGGGCATCATCCCTCGCGGCACCGCCAATGCCTTTTCTGTAGGGTTGGGCATTCCCACCAACCTCCGGGCCGCCTGCGCTACCATCCTGGCGGGCAACACCCACGTGGTGGATGCCGCCCGCTGCAACGAGACGCCCATGATTTTGCTGGCGGGGCTGGGCTTTGAGGCAGGCATGGTGGATAAGGCCAGCCGCGAACTCAAAAACGAACTGGGCAACCTGGCCTACCTGTTGGCCGGGGTGAAGCAACTGGCCACGGCCCAACCTTTCACCGCCACGGTGGAGTTTGGTGATCAAGTGACCGAATTTACGACTACCGCCATCACCATTGCCAACGTGGCCCCCGCTACCTCCGTATTAGCCCAGGGGCTGGGGCGCGTGATTCCTGACGACGGCCTGATGGAAGTCACCATTGCCACCGGGCAAACGCGCCTCCAAAACCTCACGGCTTTAGTATCCCTTGCGGCCTCGGCAACGCGGGGCAACCCTAACCAGCGGGAGGATATTCTGGGCTTCCGTACCCCCAAGCTCAAAATCACCACGAACCCACCGCAAAAACTGGTGATTGATGGTGAAATGGTGGAAGCGAACCCCGTTGAATTTGAGTGTATTCCCCAGGGGCTTACCATCTTCGCGCCCCTGCCCACGGTCTAG
- a CDS encoding DUF6679 family protein: MLHRKIYQLCCDGREVSIYLRDQQRWIERAQILDIEGDLVILRYEMEEDDEISSWEEIIRLDSIGSVAQRLATVSRSNVELSIADDCPESEQLSEPLSDSSSDPNAD; encoded by the coding sequence ATGCTACACCGCAAAATCTATCAACTCTGTTGTGACGGTCGGGAGGTGTCGATTTACCTGCGGGATCAACAGCGGTGGATAGAGCGGGCACAAATTTTAGACATTGAGGGCGATCTCGTCATTCTGCGCTACGAAATGGAAGAAGATGACGAAATTTCTTCCTGGGAAGAGATCATTCGCCTCGACAGCATTGGCTCTGTTGCCCAGCGGTTGGCCACGGTGTCTCGCAGCAATGTGGAACTGTCCATTGCCGATGACTGTCCCGAATCTGAGCAACTGAGTGAGCCCCTCAGCGATTCTTCCTCGGATCCCAACGCAGACTAA
- a CDS encoding creatininase family protein: MLLHLCTWPEVDAYLTRSQGLILPIGSTEQHGPNGLIGTDALCAEALAQGVGEATQALVGPTINVGMALHHTAFPGSMSLRPSTLIALVQDYLKPLVRYGFTRFFFINGHGGNVATLKAAFAETYATLAEAQLPQAGAVRCAVANWYMCRSVYTLAKELYGDQEGSHATPSEVALTQYLYPDSIKRVELDPPVAPRGFPIYNAADFRQHYPDGRMGSNPALATPEHGQQLYEAAVKDLTNDYLSFLSAE, encoded by the coding sequence ATGCTGCTCCATCTCTGCACCTGGCCCGAAGTGGATGCCTACCTCACCCGTTCCCAGGGTTTGATTTTGCCCATTGGTTCTACAGAACAGCACGGCCCCAATGGTCTGATCGGTACCGATGCTCTCTGCGCCGAGGCGTTGGCCCAGGGCGTTGGGGAAGCTACCCAAGCCCTAGTTGGCCCCACCATCAACGTAGGCATGGCCCTGCACCACACGGCCTTTCCGGGCAGCATGAGCCTGCGGCCCAGCACGCTGATCGCCCTGGTGCAGGACTACCTCAAACCCCTGGTGCGCTACGGCTTCACCCGGTTCTTTTTCATCAATGGCCACGGGGGCAATGTGGCCACCCTCAAAGCCGCCTTTGCCGAAACCTACGCCACCCTGGCCGAAGCCCAACTCCCCCAGGCGGGGGCGGTGCGCTGTGCGGTGGCCAACTGGTATATGTGCCGTTCGGTGTATACCCTGGCCAAGGAACTCTATGGCGATCAGGAAGGCTCCCACGCCACCCCCAGCGAGGTGGCCCTCACCCAGTATCTCTATCCTGACTCGATTAAGCGGGTCGAACTTGATCCCCCCGTGGCCCCCAGGGGCTTCCCCATCTACAACGCCGCCGATTTTCGCCAGCACTACCCCGATGGCCGCATGGGCTCTAACCCGGCCCTCGCCACCCCAGAACACGGCCAGCAACTCTACGAAGCTGCCGTCAAAGACCTCACGAACGATTACCTGAGCTTCCTGTCCGCCGAGTGA
- the rnc gene encoding ribonuclease III: MPSHSLQRCLQKLGLPADLTVNWERLDLALTHESAHATENYEQLELLGDAVLRLAATECLQECFPGASVGELSALRSQLISDRTLAQLATRLGLDAYLMTDPSLKSRGVPTQRLADALEAVVAVVYLETHDLRRIRPWLDPHFQRLAQQLKTDPSRQNYKDLLQQITQKRHRALPQYRITEPGRDGDPQRYRAEVWFQERCLGTGHGPTKKQAEQAAAALGYEALTAAEPQDPAPSKSRSAKGSRHAKG; encoded by the coding sequence GTGCCTTCCCATTCTCTTCAGCGGTGTTTACAAAAGTTGGGTCTCCCCGCCGATCTAACGGTGAACTGGGAGCGGCTGGATTTGGCCCTCACCCACGAGTCGGCCCATGCCACCGAAAACTATGAACAGTTGGAACTCTTGGGGGATGCGGTGCTGCGGCTGGCGGCCACGGAATGTTTGCAGGAGTGCTTTCCTGGGGCGTCGGTGGGAGAGCTATCGGCCCTGCGCTCTCAGTTGATTAGTGATCGCACCCTGGCCCAGTTGGCGACTCGCCTAGGGCTAGATGCCTACCTGATGACCGACCCCAGTTTGAAATCTAGGGGCGTTCCTACCCAGCGTTTGGCCGATGCCCTGGAGGCGGTGGTAGCCGTGGTCTACCTCGAAACCCACGACCTCCGGCGGATTCGCCCCTGGCTCGATCCTCACTTTCAGCGATTGGCCCAACAGCTCAAAACCGACCCCAGCCGCCAAAACTATAAGGATCTGCTGCAACAAATCACCCAAAAACGCCACCGCGCCCTGCCCCAATACCGCATCACCGAACCCGGACGGGATGGCGACCCCCAGCGCTATCGGGCCGAGGTGTGGTTCCAAGAGCGCTGCCTGGGCACAGGCCACGGCCCCACCAAAAAACAAGCCGAACAGGCCGCTGCCGCCCTTGGCTACGAAGCCCTCACCGCTGCCGAGCCCCAGGATCCTGCCCCTTCAAAATCGAGAAGCGCCAAGGGATCAAGGCACGCCAAGGGATAG
- the mutL gene encoding DNA mismatch repair endonuclease MutL encodes MPFAEDSAIENWLSPITDAGSRPDPDQICPLPAAMAAQMAAGQVVDSLAAVVRELAENALDAQASRITIQLWPEQGRVQVVDNGRGIAAASLPWAARPHSTSKIRSPQELWQVMSLGFRGQALHSLAQVGTLTLSSRQGLAAQGWAMTYAPNGDPRPPQPIAMAPGTIATVTDLFAQWPSRRQGLPSPSRQMRAVQGIIQDLALCHPQVAWMAHTNDRPWFTIAPGPTAKAILPQRLPRVAEADLRETTRPSLYGVIGLPDRCHRARPDWVKVAVNGRVVSLPDVEQGVIQAFRHTLPRHRFPLCFLHLSLPPQAIDWHRSPDKSALYLHHLEDWVAQGQACVQDLLGQTPTTEGNPRVIHLIKAAEAGGRYGLGLTDSSRDDIGRINAPTGASDGVTEERSERWENGDFSATVNLSDPWPWPTPSGQTLLGTGLTAVAQVQGRYIVAEQGDSLCLIEQHIAHERVLYERLQEQWAVVPLDQPVVLEGLTDHQQEQLQRIGIAVEPFGPQRWAIRHAPAPLKDRPDLADALRELSLGHSLDAALVAVACRTALRNGTPLSLPEMQTLLNDWQRTRHPRTCPHGRPICLTLQEASLARFFRRHWVIGKSHGLD; translated from the coding sequence ATTCCCTTTGCCGAGGACAGCGCTATCGAGAATTGGCTGAGCCCCATCACTGACGCCGGATCGCGCCCCGATCCTGACCAGATTTGCCCCCTGCCAGCGGCCATGGCGGCCCAGATGGCGGCGGGGCAAGTGGTGGATTCTCTGGCGGCAGTGGTGCGCGAACTGGCCGAAAACGCCCTAGACGCCCAGGCCAGCCGAATCACCATCCAGCTTTGGCCAGAACAGGGGCGTGTCCAGGTGGTAGACAATGGCCGAGGTATCGCCGCTGCCTCTCTGCCCTGGGCGGCTCGGCCCCACAGCACCAGTAAGATCCGCTCTCCCCAGGAACTATGGCAGGTGATGAGCCTGGGCTTTCGGGGTCAGGCCCTCCATAGCCTTGCTCAGGTGGGCACCCTCACCCTCAGCAGTCGTCAGGGTCTGGCGGCTCAAGGCTGGGCGATGACCTATGCTCCCAATGGCGACCCCCGCCCACCACAGCCCATCGCCATGGCTCCCGGTACCATCGCCACGGTCACGGATCTGTTTGCCCAGTGGCCGTCCCGTCGTCAGGGCTTGCCCTCCCCCAGCCGCCAGATGCGGGCTGTGCAGGGCATCATTCAAGACCTGGCCCTCTGTCATCCGCAGGTGGCTTGGATGGCCCACACCAACGACCGCCCTTGGTTTACTATCGCCCCTGGGCCAACCGCCAAAGCTATCTTGCCCCAACGCCTCCCCCGTGTGGCCGAGGCCGATTTGCGAGAAACCACCCGCCCCAGTCTCTACGGCGTCATTGGCCTGCCCGACCGCTGCCACCGGGCGCGACCCGACTGGGTCAAGGTAGCGGTGAATGGCCGTGTCGTCAGCCTGCCCGACGTGGAGCAAGGGGTAATCCAAGCCTTTCGGCACACCCTGCCTCGCCATCGGTTCCCCCTTTGTTTTCTGCATCTCTCCCTGCCGCCCCAGGCCATCGACTGGCACCGCAGCCCCGACAAATCCGCCCTCTATCTCCACCACCTAGAGGATTGGGTTGCCCAGGGCCAAGCCTGTGTGCAAGACTTGCTGGGCCAAACCCCCACCACCGAGGGCAACCCACGGGTAATCCACCTGATCAAAGCCGCCGAGGCTGGGGGGCGCTACGGCCTCGGCCTCACGGATAGCAGTCGGGACGACATCGGCAGGATAAACGCGCCCACCGGAGCCTCGGATGGCGTAACCGAGGAACGGTCGGAGCGTTGGGAAAATGGTGACTTTTCGGCAACGGTCAATCTATCGGATCCGTGGCCGTGGCCAACTCCATCGGGGCAAACGCTATTGGGGACAGGACTGACGGCAGTGGCCCAGGTGCAAGGGCGCTACATTGTGGCGGAGCAGGGAGACAGCCTCTGCCTGATTGAGCAGCACATCGCCCATGAACGGGTGCTATACGAGCGACTTCAGGAACAGTGGGCGGTGGTGCCGTTGGATCAGCCCGTGGTGCTGGAAGGCTTGACCGACCATCAGCAGGAACAGCTCCAGCGCATCGGCATTGCCGTAGAACCCTTTGGCCCCCAACGCTGGGCCATCCGCCATGCCCCTGCCCCCCTGAAAGATCGGCCCGACCTCGCCGATGCCCTGCGGGAACTGAGTCTGGGGCACAGCCTCGATGCCGCCCTCGTAGCCGTGGCCTGCCGCACCGCCCTCCGCAACGGCACCCCCCTCAGCCTGCCGGAAATGCAAACCCTGCTCAACGATTGGCAGCGCACCCGCCACCCCCGCACCTGCCCCCACGGACGGCCCATCTGCCTCACCCTGCAAGAGGCTAGCCTCGCTCGGTTCTTCCGTCGCCATTGGGTGATTGGGAAAAGTCATGGGTTGGATTAG
- a CDS encoding rhodanese-like domain-containing protein, translated as MNLFSWLPKPKPLRPESRVYDLKERLDWGEPALSIVDIRDREDFSASHVTGAISIPSHQLLETAHRCFELNRDLYIYGDTDADATTAAEHLRSVGYNSVSILRGGVAAWKAAGFPVEAVPQVVA; from the coding sequence ATGAACCTGTTTAGCTGGTTGCCCAAACCCAAGCCCCTGCGCCCCGAATCCCGCGTCTACGATCTGAAGGAACGCCTAGACTGGGGTGAACCCGCCCTATCTATTGTGGATATTCGCGACCGAGAAGACTTCAGCGCCAGCCATGTTACCGGGGCCATCTCCATCCCCTCTCACCAACTTCTCGAAACGGCTCACCGCTGCTTTGAGCTCAATCGGGATCTCTATATCTATGGCGACACCGACGCGGATGCCACGACTGCCGCTGAGCACCTACGATCCGTAGGCTACAACTCCGTGTCTATCCTGCGGGGTGGCGTTGCAGCTTGGAAGGCGGCTGGATTTCCCGTCGAAGCGGTGCCCCAGGTGGTGGCCTAG
- a CDS encoding 2Fe-2S iron-sulfur cluster-binding protein, which yields MVTVQFLPDNVTVTAEVGEPLLKVADRAGITIPTGCLMGSCHACEVEVEGEADPICACISAVPAGVDPLVINLYVDPTW from the coding sequence ATGGTCACGGTTCAGTTTTTGCCTGACAACGTTACCGTCACCGCTGAGGTAGGCGAACCCCTGCTGAAGGTGGCCGACCGGGCGGGCATCACCATCCCCACGGGTTGCCTGATGGGGTCTTGCCATGCCTGTGAGGTGGAGGTGGAGGGCGAGGCTGACCCCATTTGCGCCTGTATCTCGGCGGTGCCCGCTGGCGTCGATCCGCTGGTGATTAACCTCTATGTGGATCCTACCTGGTAG
- a CDS encoding DUF2470 domain-containing protein, with protein sequence MAEPITSAVSDRICKHMNKDHAEAVLFYATAYGNLPSATDATLNAIDPEGMDLTATVDGQPQTVRIAFDHTLAGAEDAHHTLVAMLKSRPAAAESA encoded by the coding sequence ATGGCCGAACCCATCACCAGCGCCGTCAGTGATCGCATCTGCAAGCACATGAATAAGGATCACGCAGAGGCCGTCCTGTTCTACGCCACCGCCTACGGCAACCTGCCCAGCGCCACCGACGCCACCCTCAACGCCATCGACCCCGAAGGCATGGATCTGACCGCCACGGTAGACGGACAACCCCAGACCGTGCGGATTGCCTTTGACCACACCCTAGCCGGGGCCGAGGACGCTCACCACACCCTGGTAGCCATGCTCAAAAGTCGTCCCGCCGCCGCTGAATCCGCGTAA
- a CDS encoding sodium:solute symporter family transporter, producing MTLGITAIAVILITAASFTLLGLLQASRHTISLEDYLVSRNRVGTGMALATIVASAMGAWILFSPPEVGATSGIAGIVGYCIGQATPAALFAFMGTRMRFLMPAGHSLNEYVLHRFGQAMYRLTLAIVVFYMFVYLAAELTAIAKAVELMAGVPLWLTALLVISAVFIYTLVGGLEATIFTDAVQFAVIVPLLLLSFGIAVFALGGWGNAVAPVQDAAPQLLTLANGPGLKFGATLVIAVISAEMFNQTNWQRVYACKTDTVVRRSFLGSFLVIWPMLFISGLLGIVAMHFGFNDDRAFFSLIQALELPGWVNIAVLVLVLALVMSSLDSLLNGIASVFTTDLLRIFPEKSTSGILNLTRGLTLIIGIPAILIAARGYNVLYLFLLADLVCAGALFPVLFGLYSRRLTGQMALWSTVAAIAAGALFFPKPDFSPWNGLPFAGDLLVSFAAPIVVSTALCLGWIQLRARQSKTEAYDFGQLSRDIQAYGWAKEDAPEHRP from the coding sequence ATGACGCTCGGCATAACCGCCATTGCGGTAATTTTGATCACAGCAGCCAGTTTTACCCTGCTAGGACTGTTGCAGGCCAGCCGCCACACCATCAGCCTGGAAGACTACTTGGTGAGCCGCAACCGGGTAGGCACGGGCATGGCCTTAGCCACCATCGTGGCCAGTGCTATGGGAGCCTGGATTTTGTTTAGCCCGCCGGAAGTAGGGGCCACCAGCGGCATCGCCGGAATTGTGGGCTACTGCATTGGGCAGGCCACCCCCGCCGCCCTGTTTGCCTTCATGGGCACCCGAATGCGGTTCCTCATGCCAGCGGGCCACTCGCTGAACGAGTATGTGCTGCACCGCTTTGGACAGGCCATGTATCGGCTGACCCTAGCGATTGTGGTGTTCTATATGTTCGTTTACCTGGCGGCAGAACTGACGGCCATTGCCAAGGCGGTGGAACTGATGGCTGGGGTGCCCCTCTGGCTGACAGCCCTGCTGGTGATTTCCGCCGTGTTCATTTACACCCTGGTGGGTGGCCTAGAGGCAACGATTTTCACCGATGCCGTGCAGTTTGCGGTGATTGTGCCGCTGCTGCTGTTGAGCTTTGGCATTGCCGTCTTTGCCCTGGGCGGTTGGGGCAATGCGGTGGCCCCGGTGCAGGATGCAGCCCCTCAGTTGTTGACCCTCGCCAACGGGCCGGGGCTTAAATTTGGGGCCACCTTGGTGATTGCGGTGATTTCCGCCGAAATGTTCAACCAAACCAACTGGCAGCGGGTCTATGCCTGCAAAACCGATACCGTGGTGCGTCGCTCCTTTTTGGGCTCGTTTTTGGTGATTTGGCCGATGCTGTTCATCTCTGGGCTGCTGGGCATTGTGGCCATGCACTTCGGCTTCAATGACGACCGCGCCTTTTTCTCCCTGATCCAAGCCCTGGAACTGCCTGGATGGGTGAATATTGCCGTCCTCGTCCTGGTGCTGGCCCTGGTGATGAGCAGCCTGGATTCCCTGCTGAACGGCATTGCCAGCGTCTTTACCACCGACCTGTTGCGGATCTTTCCCGAAAAGTCCACCAGCGGCATCCTCAACCTCACCCGTGGGCTGACCCTCATCATCGGCATTCCCGCCATCCTGATCGCCGCTAGGGGTTACAACGTGCTGTACCTATTCCTGCTGGCGGATTTGGTCTGTGCTGGGGCGCTGTTTCCCGTCCTGTTTGGCCTCTACTCCAGACGCCTCACCGGGCAAATGGCCCTCTGGAGTACCGTGGCCGCCATCGCCGCCGGAGCCTTGTTCTTCCCCAAACCCGACTTTAGCCCCTGGAATGGTCTACCCTTCGCCGGGGATTTGCTGGTCAGCTTTGCCGCCCCCATCGTCGTCTCCACCGCGCTTTGTCTGGGGTGGATTCAACTCCGCGCCCGCCAGAGCAAAACCGAAGCCTACGATTTTGGTCAGCTCAGCCGCGATATCCAAGCCTATGGTTGGGCCAAGGAGGACGCCCCAGAACACCGTCCCTAA